A section of the Cytophagales bacterium genome encodes:
- a CDS encoding pyridoxal-phosphate dependent enzyme: protein MYHDSIIETVGNTPLIKLSQLTKGIKGAILVKVEYFNPGHSVKDRIALKMIEDAEKEGTLKPGGTIIEGTSGNTGMGLALTAISKGYKCIFTVSDKQSQEKINILRAFGAEVVVCPTNVSSDDPRSYYSVARKFHKEIPNSVYVNQYDNLSNTAAHYESTGPEIWKQTEGKITCFAAGVGTGGTICGVAKYLREQNKDIKTVGIDTYGSVFKKYKETGIFDKNEIYPYLTEGIGEDILPKNVDFDLIDEFVKVTDKDAALMTRRLVREEGIFAGWSSGSAVHGALEWAKQHLNKDDLMVIILPDHGTRYLNKVYNDDWMNDHGFLEKKGFATAREIILSKRENGKLITIEKNETVGEAIKKMNKTAISQIVVFENGNIVGSLMDTHVVSALIENPNIMGKPVGEIMDEPFPFVAMDNTLDVLSSLINEENKALLVRDKDNKVHIITEHDILVAFMK, encoded by the coding sequence ATGTATCACGACTCCATCATAGAAACCGTTGGAAACACGCCCCTGATAAAGCTCAGCCAGCTAACTAAAGGCATCAAGGGCGCCATCCTGGTCAAGGTTGAATATTTTAATCCCGGCCACTCCGTAAAAGACAGGATCGCTTTAAAAATGATTGAAGATGCTGAAAAAGAAGGAACACTCAAACCTGGCGGCACCATCATAGAAGGGACGTCAGGCAATACCGGTATGGGATTAGCTTTAACTGCTATTTCCAAAGGCTATAAATGTATTTTTACGGTCTCAGACAAGCAATCACAGGAAAAAATAAATATTCTCAGGGCTTTTGGAGCAGAGGTGGTCGTTTGCCCTACCAATGTGTCATCGGATGATCCGAGGTCTTATTATTCTGTTGCCAGGAAATTTCACAAAGAAATACCCAATTCCGTGTATGTGAATCAATACGATAATCTGTCCAATACAGCCGCTCATTATGAATCCACCGGGCCGGAGATCTGGAAGCAGACAGAGGGTAAGATCACCTGTTTTGCAGCAGGAGTAGGTACCGGAGGAACGATATGCGGGGTGGCTAAGTATTTGAGAGAACAAAACAAAGATATCAAAACTGTGGGAATAGATACTTATGGCTCGGTTTTCAAAAAGTATAAAGAAACAGGCATTTTTGATAAAAATGAGATATATCCTTACCTCACCGAGGGAATTGGCGAAGATATACTTCCTAAAAACGTAGATTTTGACCTGATTGACGAATTTGTAAAGGTTACTGATAAAGATGCAGCCCTGATGACGAGAAGGCTTGTAAGAGAAGAAGGCATATTTGCCGGCTGGTCTTCAGGTTCAGCGGTTCATGGAGCATTGGAATGGGCAAAGCAGCATTTGAATAAAGACGATCTTATGGTAATAATCCTGCCCGACCATGGAACACGCTATCTCAATAAAGTCTATAATGATGACTGGATGAATGATCATGGCTTCCTGGAAAAGAAAGGATTTGCTACGGCCCGGGAAATTATACTAAGTAAGAGAGAAAATGGAAAGCTTATAACCATTGAAAAAAATGAAACAGTAGGTGAAGCGATCAAAAAGATGAACAAAACGGCAATATCACAAATTGTCGTCTTTGAAAATGGTAATATAGTTGGAAGCCTGATGGATACTCACGTGGTGAGCGCCCTGATCGAAAATCCTAATATCATGGGTAAACCTGTTGGGGAGATAATGGATGAACCGTTTCCTTTTGTGGCGATGGATAACACGCTTGATGTACTTTCATCGCTGATCAACGAAGAAAACAAAGCCTTATTAGTTAGGGATAAAGACAACAAAGTTCATATAATTACCGAGCATGATATTTTGGTGGCGTTTATGAAATAA